Proteins found in one Hypericibacter terrae genomic segment:
- a CDS encoding LacI family DNA-binding transcriptional regulator, which yields MTIEHVAEKAGVSIATVSRVLNGIDKKVSEETIERVRAVITEMGYRPTRVGRALRRLESHLVGMLIPDTTNAFYAAIAHSVEAALRADSTAMILCNTAENPVVQDAYLDEMEGHLARGIALLGAVASPGLDRLVASAAPLVFMNRKPPMPGGGPFVGIDNYAAGREIGTHFVERNYQRCAVIHGPAASSASRERFEGFRDGLAAEGVRLDDRSIHEAALTMSAGYSAAVELLDRAPLPRAVFCGNDLIAYGVHRRCREVGLRVPADVALFGFDDNPLNEWLAPWLSTVHVPYEQFGPAAQRVFQRLWDAKPGIRQHQELLPYRLVFRASA from the coding sequence GTGACGATCGAGCATGTCGCGGAGAAGGCCGGCGTCTCGATCGCGACCGTGTCGCGCGTCCTCAACGGCATCGATAAGAAGGTCTCGGAGGAGACCATCGAGCGCGTGCGCGCCGTCATCACCGAAATGGGCTATCGCCCGACCCGCGTCGGGCGCGCGCTGCGCCGGCTCGAGAGCCATCTCGTCGGCATGCTCATTCCCGACACCACCAACGCCTTCTATGCCGCGATCGCCCATTCGGTCGAGGCGGCTCTGCGCGCCGATTCGACCGCCATGATCCTCTGCAACACGGCCGAGAATCCGGTCGTGCAGGATGCCTATCTCGACGAGATGGAGGGCCATCTCGCGCGCGGCATCGCATTGCTGGGTGCCGTCGCGAGTCCGGGCCTCGACCGGCTGGTGGCGAGCGCCGCGCCGCTCGTCTTCATGAATCGCAAGCCGCCCATGCCGGGCGGCGGTCCCTTCGTCGGGATCGACAATTATGCCGCGGGCCGCGAGATCGGCACGCATTTCGTCGAGCGCAACTATCAGCGCTGCGCGGTCATCCATGGCCCCGCGGCTTCGTCGGCCAGCCGCGAGCGCTTCGAAGGCTTTCGCGACGGGCTCGCCGCCGAAGGCGTCAGGCTCGATGACCGCTCCATCCATGAGGCGGCCCTCACCATGTCGGCCGGCTATTCCGCCGCGGTCGAGCTGCTCGATCGCGCGCCCCTGCCGCGTGCGGTTTTCTGCGGCAATGATCTCATCGCCTACGGCGTCCATCGGCGCTGCCGCGAGGTGGGCTTGCGGGTGCCGGCCGATGTCGCGCTCTTCGGCTTCGACGACAATCCGCTGAACGAGTGGCTGGCGCCCTGGCTCAGCACCGTTCATGTGCCCTACGAGCAGTTCGGGCCCGCAGCCCAGCGCGTGTTCCAGCGCCTGTGGGACGCCAAACCCGGCATCCGGCAGCATCAGGAATTGCTGCCCTATCGCCTTGTCTTCCGGGCATCCGCATGA
- a CDS encoding SMP-30/gluconolactonase/LRE family protein produces MVSIDLLVPARNELGEGPLWDVAEQRLYWIDSLGKSIWSCNESGHDVRWWPVPEHIGSMALRERGGAVLALRNGFHFFDFATARATPIADPEADRPNTRFNDGKVDRRGRFIAGTMDYEEKRDNCGLHSLGTDGSTQQLDQGIICSNGPCWSPDGKTLYFADTWKKTIYAYDYNLATGAVTNKRPWVVTKDPGAPDGSTVDAEGFLWNAQVYGNRIVRYAPDGRIDREIEFPVRSLTSVMFGGPNLDILYVTSMARAINGVPPKEPEAGHLFAVKGLGVRGLPEPRFAG; encoded by the coding sequence ATGGTTTCGATCGACCTCCTTGTTCCCGCCCGGAACGAGCTTGGCGAAGGGCCCTTGTGGGACGTCGCCGAGCAGCGGCTCTATTGGATCGACAGCCTCGGCAAGTCGATCTGGAGCTGCAACGAATCCGGCCATGACGTGCGCTGGTGGCCGGTGCCGGAGCATATCGGCTCGATGGCCCTGCGCGAGCGCGGCGGCGCCGTCCTGGCGCTGCGCAACGGATTCCATTTCTTCGACTTCGCCACCGCCAGGGCGACGCCGATCGCCGATCCCGAGGCCGATCGCCCCAACACGCGCTTCAACGACGGCAAGGTCGACCGCCGCGGCCGCTTCATCGCCGGCACGATGGATTACGAGGAGAAGCGCGACAATTGCGGCCTGCACAGCCTCGGGACCGACGGAAGCACGCAGCAGCTCGACCAGGGCATCATCTGCTCCAACGGCCCCTGCTGGAGCCCGGACGGCAAGACACTGTATTTCGCCGACACCTGGAAGAAGACGATCTACGCCTATGACTACAACCTTGCCACCGGTGCCGTGACCAACAAACGTCCCTGGGTGGTGACGAAGGACCCAGGCGCTCCCGACGGCTCGACCGTCGACGCCGAGGGCTTTCTCTGGAACGCGCAGGTCTATGGCAACCGGATCGTGCGCTATGCGCCGGACGGGCGCATCGACCGTGAGATCGAGTTCCCGGTGCGCAGCCTCACCAGCGTCATGTTCGGCGGCCCCAATCTCGACATCCTTTATGTCACCTCGATGGCGCGCGCGATCAACGGCGTGCCGCCGAAGGAGCCGGAGGCGGGTCATCTCTTCGCTGTGAAGGGTCTGGGCGTGCGCGGCCTGCCCGAACCGCGTTTCGCCGGCTAG
- a CDS encoding SMP-30/gluconolactonase/LRE family protein — MEIKVLVDCKTILGEGPLWDVEEQRLYWIDSFGNKVWRATAEGKEIKTWDVPAKIGSMALRRKGGAVLSLQTGFHFLDFKTGKTELIYDPEPDKPTTRINDGKVDKRGRFLAGSMDTLEAGAIGALYRLDPDLSVHKLEEGIICSNGPCWSPDGKTFYFSDSWSEAISVYDYDLETGTPSNKRTFCSVKGTGGAPDGATVDAEGYVWMALVYAGEIRRYAPDGRLDRTIKMPVLKVTSVNFGGPNLDVLYVTSMAKPPLPRFPEDGPLGGSLFAITGLGVKGVPEPRFAG; from the coding sequence ATGGAGATCAAGGTTCTCGTCGATTGCAAGACGATCCTCGGCGAAGGCCCTTTGTGGGATGTCGAGGAGCAGCGGCTCTATTGGATCGACAGCTTCGGCAACAAGGTCTGGCGCGCGACCGCGGAGGGCAAGGAGATCAAGACCTGGGATGTGCCGGCCAAGATCGGGTCGATGGCGCTGCGGCGCAAAGGCGGCGCCGTGCTCTCGCTCCAGACCGGGTTCCATTTCCTCGACTTCAAGACCGGCAAGACCGAGCTGATTTACGACCCCGAGCCGGACAAGCCCACGACTCGCATCAATGACGGCAAGGTCGACAAGCGGGGCCGCTTTCTCGCCGGCTCGATGGACACGCTGGAGGCGGGCGCGATCGGCGCGCTCTATCGCCTCGATCCGGATCTCAGCGTGCATAAGCTCGAGGAGGGCATCATCTGCTCCAACGGCCCCTGCTGGAGCCCCGACGGCAAGACCTTCTACTTCTCCGATTCCTGGTCGGAGGCGATCTCGGTCTATGACTACGACCTCGAGACCGGCACGCCCTCGAACAAGCGCACCTTCTGTTCCGTAAAGGGCACGGGCGGCGCGCCCGACGGCGCCACGGTCGATGCCGAGGGCTATGTCTGGATGGCGCTGGTCTATGCCGGCGAGATCCGCCGCTACGCGCCCGACGGCCGGCTCGACCGCACCATCAAGATGCCGGTGCTGAAGGTCACCAGCGTCAATTTCGGCGGGCCCAATCTCGACGTGCTCTATGTGACGTCGATGGCGAAGCCGCCCTTGCCGCGCTTCCCGGAAGACGGGCCGCTCGGCGGCAGCCTCTTCGCCATCACCGGGCTCGGCGTCAAAGGCGTGCCGGAGCCGCGCTTCGCCGGCTGA